In Tessaracoccus sp. MC1865, the DNA window CGCCGGCGCTGACGTCCGCGCACTGTCCGCCGTCGTGGCACAGGGCGGGTCCTTCCTGACCTTTCTTGAGACCGAGTACGCCCTCGACATGCTCATCGCCAACTACCCCAAGCCCGTGACCAGCTTCATGCGCGGCATCACCATGGGTGGTGGCCTGGGCCTCGGTGGTCACGCGGATCGTCGCATCGTCTACGCCGACACGGTCATGGCCATGCCGGAAACCAAGATCGGTTTCTTCCCCGACGTCGGCATGATGCTGCACCTGGCGCGCGCCCGGGCGGTGGGCCGCCACGTCGCGCTCACGGCCGCCACGTTCACCGGCGGCGACGCTCTCCTGCTGAACCTGGCCGACGAATCAGCCGACGGCCCGCTGCCCGCCCCGTTGTTCGAGGCCGCGTGGATCCAGGAGTGCTACGAATCCGACGATCCGGTGCAGATCGCGCGCATGCTGGAGTCGCATCCGGACGAGGCCGCCCAGCAGGCCGCACGCGAACTGCGCGCCCGCTCCCCCTTCGCCGTGCACGTGGCCATGCGGGCGTTGCTCCGCGCCGAGCGGCTCGGGCTCAGCGAGGTCCTCGACCAGGATCTCCGTCTGGCCGAGTCGGTGCTCACCGTTGACTTCGTCGAGGGTGTCCGCGCGCTGCTGATCGACAAGGACAACAACCCGCAGTGGAGATGGAAGACTCTCGAAGAGGTGCCTCAAGAGGCGGTCGACGCCGTCTTCGCGTACCGCTCCAGCTGGAACTACTGACCCCCTGACAGAGAAACGGCCCGTCGCGTGACGGGCCGTTTCTCTCGCTTTTCGGTCAGGGGCGCGGCCTGCGGAGGGCCATGGCGACATTGACGAGCACGATGCCCGTCCACACGAGCAGCA includes these proteins:
- a CDS encoding enoyl-CoA hydratase/isomerase family protein; translated protein: MSDFILTDVTDGIARITLNRPKAINALTAEMMTAMYEALTQWHHDDDVTAVEIAGAGDRGFCAGADVRALSAVVAQGGSFLTFLETEYALDMLIANYPKPVTSFMRGITMGGGLGLGGHADRRIVYADTVMAMPETKIGFFPDVGMMLHLARARAVGRHVALTAATFTGGDALLLNLADESADGPLPAPLFEAAWIQECYESDDPVQIARMLESHPDEAAQQAARELRARSPFAVHVAMRALLRAERLGLSEVLDQDLRLAESVLTVDFVEGVRALLIDKDNNPQWRWKTLEEVPQEAVDAVFAYRSSWNY